The Gadus macrocephalus chromosome 13, ASM3116895v1 genome includes a window with the following:
- the ip6k1 gene encoding inositol hexakisphosphate kinase 1: MCLPQANNMETKLQGGGASLGGGAALAPRGGVSLEPFVHQVGGHTSMMRYDDHTVCKPLISREQRFYESLPPEMKEFTPEYKGVVLVCFEGDSDGYINLVAYPYVESCSEGAGEHEEREFPEREQPRRKQSRRSLHRSSSSAEYKDERADRREVLESDSTESLADLKSPRLELHIHSEVPFQMLDGNSGLGSEKISHNPWSLRCHKQQLSRMRSQSKDRRLYKFLLLENVVHHFLYPCILDLKMGTRQHGDDASEEKAARQMRKCQQSTSASLGVRLCGMQVYQVDTGHYLCRNKYYGRSLTMEGFRHALYQYMHNGLGLRRDLFEPILSKLGSLKAVLEGQTSYRFYSSSLLIIYEGKEAEGTAVPLTEQHKVPQPPPDAHRGPWPQPPPDSQSGPWPQPPPDSQSGPWPQPPPDSQSGPWPQPPTDTHSGPWPQPPTDTHSGPWPQPPPDSQSGPWPQPPTDTHSGPWPQPPTDTHSGPWPQPPTDTHSGPWPQPPPDSQSGPWPQPPADTHSPSWPQPLPEPHSNPWPQPPPEPHIGTKVPPPSDPNSAPWPQPPPEPHIGLKVQRPSDPNSGPWPQPPPEPHIGTRAQPPEHGQPQISSGQGDISMTTKPGVGPGTRLPTEGITSLPPPTQIVPLTASNCNAPPPSHTSTAPCPEAPPPSHPLPTLRPEAPPPSHPLPTLRPEAPPPSHPCSTPHPEAVPTSHPCPATCPEAPPPSHSSPAPRPDAAAPLVDLRMIDFAHSTFKGFRDDTAVHDGPDRGYVLGLESLVHILEDLRDNSLA, translated from the exons ATGTGCCTCCCTCAGGCCAACAACATGGAGACCAAgctgcaggggggtggggcttcactggggggcggggctgctCTGGCACCAAGAGGAGGGGTTTCCCTGGAGCCCTTTGTCCATCAG gtaggCGGTCACACCAGCATGATGCGCTACGATGACCACACGGTGTGTAAACCGCTGatcagcagagagcagcgcttCTACGAGTCCCTTCCACCCGAGATGAAAGAGTTCACCCCCGAatacaaag GCGTGGTGCTGGTGTGTTTTGAAGGGGACTCTGACGGCTACATCAACCTGGTGGCCTACCCCTACGTGGAGAGTTGttcagagggggcgggggagcaCGAGGAGAGGGAGTTCCCCGAGAGGGAGCAGCCCAGGAGGAAGCAGTCCCGCCGCAGCCtccaccgctcctcctcctctgccgaATACAAGGACGAGCGGGCCGACCGGCGGGAGGTGCTGGAGAGCGACTCCACCGAGAG CCTGGCGGACCTCAAGAGCCCGAGGCTGGAGCTCCACATCCACTCTGAAGTTCCCTTCCAGATGCTGGACGGGAACAGCGGCCTGGGCTCAGAGAAGATCAGCCACAACCCCTGGAGCCTGCGCTGCCACAAGCAGCAGCTCAGCCGCATGCGCTCCCAGTCCAAGGACCGAAGGCTGTACA AGTTCCTGCTGCTGGAGAACGTGGTGCACCACTTCCTGTACCCCTGCATCCTGGACCTGAAGATGGGGACGCGGCAGCACGGGGACGACGCGTCAGAGGAGAAGGCTGCCCGACAGATGAGGAAGTGTCAGCAGAGCACCTCCGCCAGCCTCGGGGTCCGGCTCTGTGGCATGCAG GTGTACCAGGTGGATACGGGCCACTACCTGTGTAGGAACAAGTACTACGGCCGCAGCCTGACCATGGAGGGCTTCCGCCACGCCCTGTACCAGTACATGCACAACGGACTGGGCCTCAGGCGCGACCTATTTGAACCAATCCTCAGCAAGCTGGGCAGCCTGAAGGCGGTGCTAGAGGGGCAGACGTCCTACCGCTTCTACTCCTCGTCGCTGCTCATCATCTACGAGGGCAAG GAAGCCGAAGGCACGGCAGTGCCCCTCACTGAGCAGCATAAGGTTCCACAACCTCCCCCGGATGCACATCGTGGCCCCTggccccaaccaccaccagacTCACAGAGTGGCCCCTGGCCTCAACCTCCTCCAGACTCGCAGAGTGGCCCCTGGCCTCAACCTCCTCCAGACTCGCAGAGTGGCCCCTGGCCCCAACctcctacagacacacatagtgGCCCCTGGCCTCAACctcctacagacacacatagtgGCCCCTGGCCTCAACCTCCTCCAGACTCACAGAGTGGCCCCTGGCCCCAACctcctacagacacacatagtgGCCCCTGGCCTCAACctcctacagacacacatagtgGCCCCTGGCCTCAACctcctacagacacacatagtgGCCCCTGGCCTCAACCTCCTCCAGACTCACAGAGTGGCCCCTGGCCCCAAcctcctgcagacacacacagtccctcCTGGCCCCAACCTCTTCCAGAACCACACAGTAACCCCTGGCcccaaccacctccagaaccaCACATTGGCACCAAGGTTCCACCTCCGTCAGACCCAAACAGTGCTCCCTGGCCCCAACCTCCGCCAGAGCCACACATTGGCCTCAAGGTTCAACGTCCATCAGACCCAAACAGTGGTCCCTGGCCCCAACCTCCTCCAGAGCCACACATTGGCACCCGGGCTCAACCTCCAGAGCACGGCCAACCGCAGATCTCTTCCGGTCAGGGGGACATCTCCATGACGACAAAACCGGGGGTGGGGCCAGGGACGAGATTACCGACAGAGGGGATAACCTCACTGCCTCCCCCTACTCAGATAGTCCCCCTCACAGCCTCAAACTGTAacgcccctccacccagccaCACCTCCACTGCACCGTGCCCAGAAGCCCCTCCCCCAAGCCACCCCTTGCCCACACTGCGCCCAGAAGCCCCTCCCCCAAGCCACCCCTTGCCCACACTGCGCCCAGAAGCCCCTCCGCCCAGCCACCCGTGCTCCACACCGCACCCAGAAGCCGTTCCCACAAGCCACCCCTGCCCCGCAACGTGTCccgaagcccctccccccagccacTCCTCCCCTGCCCCCCGCCCAGACGCCGCTGCCCCCCTGGTAGACCTGCGTATGATAGACTTCGCTCACTCCACCTTCAAGGGTTTCCGTGACGACACGGCGGTGCACGACGGGCCAGACCGCGGCTACGTGCTGGGACTGGAGAGTCTGGTCCACATCCTGGAGGACCTGAGGGACAACAGCCTGgcgtag